The following coding sequences lie in one Apium graveolens cultivar Ventura chromosome 3, ASM990537v1, whole genome shotgun sequence genomic window:
- the LOC141714863 gene encoding uncharacterized protein LOC141714863: MYVLVGKFLTEKNINFNAMQNVMAAFWRLKEGMEVHDMGDSRYSFVQYHKIDMQRIVEGGPWSFEQAMFILHELAPTEDPSMVKLQNADIWVQIYDIPRGFLSENILRSVGDLVGRYIRLDPKNFDGTWKSFVRIRVAVNVEKPLKRRLRIKREGIVGVG, translated from the coding sequence ATGTATGTGTTAGTTGGTAAATTCTTGACCGAGAAGAATATCAATTTCAATGCAATGCAGAATGTAATGGCTGCATTTTGGCGGCTGAAAGAGGGGATGGAGGTGCATGATATGGGGGATTCTCGATACTCTTTTGTTCAGTATCATAAGATAGATATGCAGAGAATTGTTGAAGGTGGACCATGGAGTTTCGAGCAAGCGATGTTCATTCTTCATGAACTGGCGCCTACGGAAGATCCAAGCATGGTGAAATTACAGAATGCAGATATTTGGGTGCAGATTTACGATATTCCACGGGGTTTCTTATCTGAAAATATACTGAGAAGTGTTGGAGACTTAGTAGGTAGGTATATTCGGTTAGATCCAAAAAATTTTGATGGAACATGGAAATCGTTTGTTCGTATTAGAGTGGCCGTAAATGTTGAAAAGCCATTGAAACGAAGGTTGAGGATTAAGAGGGAGGGGATAGTTGGAGTTGGCTGA